One genomic window of Methanosarcina acetivorans C2A includes the following:
- a CDS encoding iron ABC transporter substrate-binding protein has product MKRTFLLFALLLLFLTPLLLLINPAAASGTQLPCAGEDNEISEEELSAAVCAYMLGDESYSLDDIGDAAFVYVFWEGRPKTLTDMSDRQVTFYRPVERIITTNPDNSRIVIALGDLEKMVSTDEATRGSSVLPKDEEGNKLAPEAWEALQIYGGGQLDELPETNTRREIDYETMALLKPDVVFDSLGYNRGDLVEEKVGCPCVDAETGFTFEENYVQIRLLGEVLDREAEAEDLENFIQSKVDMVKSVTDQLDDSEIPTVYFAPRGAKKGFYDSVEGRDFTRTEAVYEPLTIAGGNNLAKDCTGENINVAPEQIVAWAPEYIFVAWSSWDNQTGKDFVMETPELSEIPAVKNGNVYDCFYPHARGRPLDRSLLNMMYMAKCLHPEEFKDLDLEMEGNDIYKKLLGVDGVFTAIADYQEFPKDVY; this is encoded by the coding sequence ATGAAAAGGACTTTTTTGCTCTTTGCCCTGCTGTTGCTGTTTTTAACTCCTTTACTGCTCCTGATAAACCCTGCTGCTGCGTCCGGGACTCAACTCCCCTGTGCCGGGGAGGATAACGAGATAAGTGAAGAAGAACTCTCGGCTGCTGTCTGTGCCTATATGCTCGGGGACGAAAGCTACTCTCTTGACGATATCGGAGATGCTGCTTTCGTTTATGTTTTCTGGGAAGGCAGGCCAAAAACGCTTACTGACATGAGCGACCGCCAGGTGACTTTTTACAGGCCTGTTGAGAGGATCATAACTACAAATCCTGACAATTCCAGAATAGTTATCGCGTTAGGGGACCTGGAAAAAATGGTGTCTACGGATGAGGCTACAAGGGGAAGCAGCGTACTCCCGAAGGATGAGGAGGGAAACAAGCTTGCCCCCGAAGCCTGGGAGGCTTTGCAAATTTACGGTGGCGGCCAGCTTGATGAACTTCCCGAAACTAATACGCGGCGTGAGATTGATTATGAGACTATGGCTCTTCTGAAACCTGATGTGGTCTTCGATAGCCTTGGGTACAACCGTGGAGACCTGGTGGAAGAAAAGGTCGGATGTCCTTGTGTGGATGCTGAAACCGGTTTTACCTTTGAGGAAAACTACGTCCAGATTCGTCTCCTGGGTGAGGTGCTTGACAGGGAAGCGGAGGCAGAAGACCTTGAAAACTTTATCCAGTCTAAAGTTGATATGGTAAAATCCGTGACAGATCAGCTTGATGACAGTGAAATCCCAACCGTTTATTTTGCTCCCAGAGGAGCAAAAAAGGGGTTCTACGATTCCGTTGAAGGCAGGGATTTTACAAGGACAGAAGCCGTATATGAACCCCTTACCATTGCGGGGGGAAATAACCTTGCAAAGGACTGTACCGGAGAAAATATCAACGTAGCCCCCGAACAGATCGTTGCCTGGGCTCCTGAATATATTTTCGTTGCCTGGAGCAGCTGGGATAACCAGACCGGCAAAGACTTCGTAATGGAAACCCCGGAACTGTCCGAGATCCCTGCTGTGAAAAACGGGAATGTGTACGACTGCTTCTACCCTCATGCCAGGGGCCGGCCTCTTGACCGTAGTCTTCTGAACATGATGTATATGGCCAAGTGCCTCCATCCCGAGGAGTTCAAAGACCTTGACCTGGAAATGGAAGGCAACGATATTTATAAAAAACTCCTTGGAGTTGACGGGGTATTTACGGCCATTGCTGATTATCAGGAGTTTCCCAAAGATGTTTACTGA
- a CDS encoding FecCD family ABC transporter permease yields the protein MGSFPGKQNPGMEGTFSSRSAYRRYVGKKLLFMGFLLFLVVFLSGFIITIGPLDISVLEVYRILLDKLIPGYFATDSLPVQIVWNIRFPRIVGGLLAGFGLGVCGCVMQAVLKNPMASPFTLGISAGAHFGVAVAAVLGVGIISGPYLLVGNAFLFAMLCSLFIISLSSLRGASSETLILAGIAVNYLFSALSSLFQYFATDEQLRIMVSWGMGDLSAFSWRNFPLMFGLFAVCLPFIYLKAGDLNIMTAGDESAKSLGVDAHRIRIFSMLLASLLVATIVCFTGTIAFIGLVAPHMARMVIGSNHRYLFPASGILGALILISADALGMNIIRPTIIPTGITSSLLGVPFFMYLILKRKRKEFW from the coding sequence ATGGGAAGCTTTCCGGGAAAGCAGAACCCCGGTATGGAAGGGACTTTCTCCAGCAGGTCAGCCTACCGCCGCTATGTGGGGAAAAAGCTCCTTTTCATGGGCTTTCTCCTTTTTCTGGTCGTATTCCTCTCAGGTTTCATCATAACAATAGGCCCTCTTGATATTTCAGTCCTTGAAGTCTACCGCATCCTGCTTGACAAGTTAATACCCGGCTACTTTGCCACGGATAGCCTCCCTGTCCAGATTGTGTGGAACATCCGTTTCCCCAGGATAGTGGGAGGGCTTCTTGCAGGGTTCGGGCTTGGAGTCTGCGGCTGTGTGATGCAGGCTGTCCTGAAAAACCCAATGGCAAGCCCCTTTACTCTCGGGATTTCCGCAGGGGCGCATTTCGGGGTTGCGGTTGCAGCCGTTCTCGGAGTTGGAATCATAAGTGGGCCCTACCTGCTGGTGGGAAATGCATTTTTGTTTGCCATGCTCTGTTCTCTTTTTATCATATCTCTTTCAAGCCTTAGAGGGGCAAGTTCCGAGACCCTGATTCTTGCAGGCATAGCTGTAAATTACCTTTTCAGTGCCCTCAGCAGCCTTTTTCAGTACTTTGCAACGGATGAACAGCTCCGGATTATGGTAAGCTGGGGGATGGGAGATCTTTCGGCCTTTTCCTGGAGGAACTTTCCTCTGATGTTTGGTCTCTTTGCAGTTTGCTTACCCTTTATTTACCTGAAGGCAGGAGACCTGAACATCATGACTGCGGGAGACGAGAGCGCAAAAAGCCTTGGGGTCGATGCACATAGGATCAGGATATTCAGTATGCTGCTTGCAAGTCTGCTTGTGGCAACAATTGTCTGCTTTACGGGCACAATTGCCTTTATCGGACTCGTTGCTCCCCATATGGCCCGGATGGTCATTGGGTCCAACCACAGGTATTTGTTCCCTGCTTCCGGCATTCTGGGAGCTCTTATCCTGATTTCTGCCGATGCTCTGGGTATGAACATCATAAGGCCTACGATTATTCCCACAGGCATTACCAGTTCGCTTCTAGGAGTCCCATTTTTCATGTACCTCATCCTGAAAAGGAAAAGAAAAGAATTCTGGTGA
- a CDS encoding ABC transporter ATP-binding protein, which yields MVKLQVKDVVFGYTGTNILKDICLEIRASSLVSIVGPNGAGKSTLLKCIDRILNVKTGKITVDGKDIKQMGRLEVAKNVAYVPQSSNRVFPTTVFETVMMGRRPHLSWFDSKKDEEKVWEVLEMLGIEDLSLSIFNELSGGQQQKVLIARALVQETGVILLDEPTSNLDIWHQLDVMETVKKLVREKQVTAIMAVHDLNLASRYSESIIMMQQGKIIAAGSPGSVLTSENIAEVYGVEARISTHAEVPYVVPLRQLEIA from the coding sequence ATGGTAAAGTTGCAGGTAAAAGACGTAGTCTTCGGGTATACGGGCACTAATATTCTGAAGGATATCTGCCTTGAGATCCGGGCTTCGAGCCTGGTCAGCATTGTAGGTCCCAACGGGGCCGGGAAGTCTACACTTTTAAAATGTATCGACAGGATCCTGAATGTAAAAACCGGGAAAATCACTGTTGACGGCAAGGACATTAAGCAGATGGGTCGGCTGGAAGTTGCAAAAAACGTGGCTTATGTCCCTCAGAGTTCGAACCGGGTATTTCCGACTACCGTTTTTGAGACCGTGATGATGGGAAGGCGCCCTCACCTCAGCTGGTTCGACAGCAAAAAAGATGAAGAAAAGGTCTGGGAAGTTCTGGAAATGCTGGGGATAGAAGACCTGTCTCTCTCTATTTTCAATGAACTGTCGGGGGGACAGCAGCAGAAAGTGTTGATTGCAAGGGCTCTTGTCCAGGAGACAGGAGTAATTCTCCTGGATGAGCCGACCAGCAACCTTGATATCTGGCACCAGCTGGACGTCATGGAAACGGTAAAGAAACTTGTACGGGAAAAGCAGGTAACAGCAATCATGGCAGTCCATGACCTGAACCTTGCTTCCAGGTATTCGGAGAGTATAATCATGATGCAGCAGGGAAAAATCATTGCTGCGGGCTCCCCTGGCTCGGTTCTTACCTCAGAGAACATAGCAGAGGTTTACGGGGTCGAGGCCCGTATAAGCACACACGCCGAAGTTCCGTATGTCGTGCCTCTGAGGCAGCTTGAAATTGCCTGA
- a CDS encoding class I SAM-dependent methyltransferase, with protein sequence MQETLFERIETAWSADAGGYDRGIQKQLSNKKDVKHWQDELRQVLGEEPLHVLDVGCGPGFFTVMLARLKHNVTAVDGAEGMVKRAGTNIKNETLNAKVYKGDAVLLDKEKEDSLDAIVSRDVVWTLYDPEGAFLRWKNLLKPGGKIVIYDGDYRRDQSSFRYYVLKSTSDLINLFTEGKQRKKQHHSSAGNGFEQLPMIRHRRPQYDRELLLKAGFSKVEVTKDSFRNSPLRLEFWRYGYQGKKFRVIAYK encoded by the coding sequence ATGCAGGAAACCTTGTTTGAACGGATCGAAACAGCCTGGTCTGCCGATGCCGGGGGTTATGACCGGGGGATTCAAAAACAGCTAAGCAATAAAAAAGACGTAAAACATTGGCAGGATGAACTTCGGCAGGTGCTTGGTGAGGAACCGTTACATGTACTTGATGTCGGGTGTGGACCGGGATTTTTTACAGTTATGCTTGCCAGGTTAAAACATAATGTAACAGCTGTTGATGGCGCTGAGGGAATGGTAAAGCGCGCCGGCACCAATATCAAAAACGAGACTTTAAATGCAAAAGTGTATAAAGGTGACGCCGTGCTTTTGGATAAAGAGAAGGAAGACAGCCTTGACGCCATAGTATCGCGTGATGTTGTCTGGACACTCTATGACCCTGAGGGCGCTTTCCTCAGGTGGAAAAATCTGCTGAAACCGGGTGGTAAAATCGTCATTTATGATGGCGATTACAGGCGGGATCAATCGTCTTTTCGTTACTACGTATTGAAATCGACCTCAGACCTGATTAATCTCTTTACGGAAGGAAAACAACGGAAAAAACAACATCATAGTTCCGCAGGCAACGGATTCGAGCAACTGCCGATGATTAGGCACAGGCGACCGCAATATGATCGGGAACTGTTGCTGAAGGCAGGTTTTTCAAAAGTTGAGGTGACAAAAGATTCTTTCCGCAACAGTCCATTACGTCTTGAATTCTGGAGATACGGGTATCAGGGAAAAAAATTTCGTGTAATTGCCTACAAGTAA
- a CDS encoding nickel ABC transporter substrate-binding protein, with protein sequence MKKKYIWAITVSALSLVLLLSGCISNQASNNAPNDTSVSSAAPVTTVSNQSDSITIMVSGKLNPEDASPIESSTEMCLYEMVYEPLVKYGKDGVIEPGLAESWNISDDGTQYTFYLRKDVKFSDGTGFNADSVVSSAKRWDPTRFSTPLTNVEKLDDYTVRLTFKENSYPVLIELTYPRPFRSASENSFDANGNFIKMIGTGEWMVESYVPEEEVVMVPNPYYYGTKPDIKKITIRKVTDGESRIMALQAGEADLSLADLPAESKSIIESSKNLAVKTAEGTMGFFLMLNQENEALQDKNVRLALNYAIDKDSIVENILGGDGVAAKGILPETVPYVTDENSEGYSYNPEKARELLAESGYTDSNGDGIVEKDGVPLSLKLVFQSEEYASWKSMCEYMQAAAREVGIDIQLEQRDTSAYYDAIWKNRDFDMIIYRTYEDSWNPHGFLRSMFYQTEGSTSVCWYDPQLNTYLDEVIKTQDETTRQAKYDRIFELINDEALVVPLCYPNKQYAYNTRLQNVTVAPTNYEGIEWQMLTMAK encoded by the coding sequence ATGAAGAAAAAATATATCTGGGCAATTACCGTGTCAGCACTCTCACTGGTGCTATTGCTGAGCGGATGCATCTCAAATCAAGCATCAAACAATGCTCCTAACGACACTTCTGTTTCTTCAGCTGCCCCCGTCACGACCGTCAGTAATCAGTCCGATTCCATTACAATTATGGTTTCCGGCAAACTGAATCCGGAAGATGCCAGCCCGATAGAATCCAGCACGGAAATGTGCCTTTACGAAATGGTGTACGAACCGCTGGTCAAATACGGAAAAGACGGCGTGATTGAGCCTGGGCTTGCTGAGAGCTGGAATATCAGCGATGATGGAACGCAGTATACTTTCTACTTACGTAAAGATGTCAAATTTTCAGATGGTACCGGCTTTAACGCTGACAGCGTGGTAAGCAGTGCAAAGCGCTGGGATCCCACGAGATTTTCCACACCGCTTACAAATGTGGAAAAATTAGACGACTACACGGTCAGGCTGACATTTAAGGAAAACAGCTACCCCGTATTAATCGAACTGACCTATCCCCGGCCGTTCCGCAGCGCATCTGAGAATTCATTTGATGCAAACGGCAACTTTATAAAAATGATCGGAACAGGGGAGTGGATGGTGGAGAGTTATGTCCCCGAAGAAGAAGTGGTCATGGTGCCCAATCCGTATTACTACGGAACAAAACCGGATATTAAAAAGATAACCATCAGAAAAGTTACTGACGGCGAATCAAGAATTATGGCGCTTCAGGCCGGAGAAGCCGACCTTTCTCTTGCCGATTTGCCCGCAGAAAGCAAATCAATCATCGAGTCCTCAAAAAATCTTGCCGTTAAAACCGCTGAAGGTACAATGGGATTTTTCCTCATGCTAAATCAAGAAAATGAAGCTCTGCAGGATAAAAATGTTCGTCTTGCGTTAAATTATGCAATAGACAAAGACAGTATCGTGGAAAATATACTTGGAGGTGACGGAGTTGCCGCGAAAGGCATTTTACCTGAGACGGTACCGTACGTCACTGACGAAAACAGCGAGGGATACTCCTATAACCCGGAAAAAGCCAGAGAACTGCTGGCCGAATCGGGATATACGGACAGTAATGGGGACGGCATTGTTGAGAAAGACGGGGTACCGCTGTCTCTTAAGCTTGTTTTCCAGTCTGAGGAATATGCAAGCTGGAAATCTATGTGCGAATACATGCAGGCAGCTGCCAGAGAGGTAGGAATTGATATCCAGCTTGAACAACGGGACACTTCGGCCTACTATGACGCGATCTGGAAAAACCGGGATTTTGACATGATTATTTACCGCACATACGAGGATTCATGGAATCCGCACGGATTTTTGCGCTCCATGTTTTATCAGACCGAGGGCAGCACTTCCGTGTGCTGGTATGACCCGCAGCTAAATACATATCTTGACGAGGTCATTAAAACACAGGATGAGACAACACGTCAGGCAAAGTATGATCGGATATTTGAGCTGATCAACGACGAGGCGCTTGTTGTTCCTCTGTGCTATCCCAATAAACAGTATGCATATAATACCCGCTTGCAAAACGTGACAGTTGCACCGACGAACTATGAAGGCATAGAGTGGCAGATGCTCACCATGGCAAAGTAA
- a CDS encoding ABC transporter ATP-binding protein, with amino-acid sequence MEVLVETQNIRKSYEKQNLFIKKREQVSAVNGVSLKIQKGCSIGLVGESGSGKSTLGRMTAGLETPTEGDVLFRGRPISNISLRKMRPLRRNIQMIFQNSSSVFDTSYTVGESIAEVIKNSEQVSKTECLEKIETILEQVGLDALYAQRNPKELSGGQRQRVNIARALVLHPEFVVCDEPVSSLDYSLRKQILTLLNDLRNKFGLTYLFITHDLNCVPYVCDMMAIMYAGKIMEQIDLKKKSMQDALHPYTNLLLSCIPAKMPSERKKCTMESIIDTTVIPDSRHCCRFFPRCPYCTERCINEEPLLKEVASGHFVACHIV; translated from the coding sequence ATGGAAGTATTGGTGGAAACCCAAAACATACGAAAATCCTACGAAAAACAAAATTTGTTCATAAAAAAGCGAGAGCAGGTGTCTGCCGTAAACGGGGTATCTCTCAAAATTCAGAAGGGATGTTCGATAGGCCTTGTAGGGGAGAGCGGAAGCGGAAAAAGCACACTTGGCAGGATGACGGCCGGACTGGAAACGCCGACTGAAGGAGATGTACTGTTCCGGGGCCGACCAATCTCAAATATTTCCCTTAGAAAAATGCGCCCACTACGACGTAATATCCAGATGATCTTTCAAAATAGCAGCAGCGTTTTTGATACGTCCTATACCGTAGGCGAAAGTATTGCCGAGGTCATTAAAAACAGCGAGCAAGTATCAAAAACCGAATGCTTAGAAAAAATTGAGACAATATTGGAACAGGTGGGACTGGATGCCTTATACGCGCAGCGAAATCCAAAGGAGTTGAGCGGAGGGCAGCGCCAGCGTGTCAATATTGCACGTGCACTTGTTCTTCACCCGGAGTTTGTTGTTTGCGACGAACCCGTTTCCAGCCTTGATTATTCACTGCGTAAACAAATTCTGACTTTACTTAATGATTTACGAAATAAATTTGGTTTAACCTACCTGTTTATCACCCACGACCTTAACTGCGTGCCTTATGTCTGCGATATGATGGCCATTATGTATGCGGGTAAGATAATGGAGCAAATCGATTTAAAGAAAAAATCGATGCAGGATGCACTTCACCCGTACACCAACCTGCTGCTTTCGTGTATACCGGCAAAGATGCCTTCGGAAAGAAAAAAATGCACGATGGAGAGCATAATCGATACAACAGTTATACCTGATTCAAGACACTGTTGTCGGTTCTTTCCACGCTGTCCTTACTGTACGGAACGTTGCATAAATGAAGAGCCATTGCTAAAAGAGGTCGCAAGCGGTCATTTTGTAGCATGTCATATCGTATAA
- the nikD gene encoding nickel import ATP-binding protein NikD: MQYKTEQGAQSEKAALDIRGLSLDYVMPDQNIHAVVDLNLVAKMGKITALVGESGSGKSTVALAVMGIQDKNAIISSGEIYLAGMDVLSIPKKDMRSYISNHAGIIFQDPIDSLNPLLTIGEQLMETILIHEKITKKQARAIALNQLLAVSLPQPEELMKKYPFMLSGGMCQRVMIAIASVFHPPLLIADEPTTALDVTVQAQILYQLDSMRKRDGTAILLITHDLGVVAEIADEVCIMKDGQIVERGTVDDIFYNPQNMYTRKLLAAAL, encoded by the coding sequence ATGCAATACAAGACTGAACAGGGAGCTCAGAGTGAAAAAGCGGCATTAGATATCCGGGGCCTTTCTCTGGACTATGTCATGCCGGATCAAAACATCCACGCCGTGGTAGACTTGAACCTTGTTGCTAAAATGGGAAAAATCACCGCACTCGTTGGGGAAAGCGGCAGTGGAAAATCCACTGTCGCACTTGCGGTAATGGGTATTCAGGATAAAAACGCTATCATTTCAAGTGGTGAGATTTACCTTGCAGGGATGGATGTACTCTCTATACCTAAAAAAGATATGCGGTCTTACATATCAAACCATGCCGGAATTATTTTTCAGGATCCGATTGATTCGCTGAATCCGTTATTAACTATTGGAGAGCAGTTAATGGAGACGATCCTGATACATGAAAAAATAACAAAAAAACAAGCTCGTGCCATTGCACTTAATCAACTTCTGGCGGTCAGCCTACCGCAGCCGGAGGAATTGATGAAAAAATACCCTTTTATGCTGAGCGGAGGGATGTGTCAGCGGGTTATGATTGCCATCGCAAGTGTTTTCCACCCACCGCTTCTCATTGCAGATGAGCCAACGACCGCTCTTGATGTAACGGTTCAGGCCCAAATTCTGTATCAACTGGATTCGATGCGGAAGAGAGACGGAACTGCAATTCTGCTTATTACTCATGATCTGGGAGTCGTCGCAGAAATAGCAGACGAGGTGTGTATCATGAAAGACGGACAGATTGTGGAAAGAGGCACGGTAGACGACATATTCTATAATCCACAAAATATGTATACACGCAAATTACTGGCGGCGGCGCTCTAA
- the nikC gene encoding nickel ABC transporter permease subunit NikC: MQVKTQAIKRSNAWFRSSDGIKNRILTQKAAVFGLLIVALIIFVAIAASVIAPNDPLKVNMSMRFKGPSSLYWLGTDNLGRCIASRLIWGARMSLIYSLCVLGLMMAISTPIGLLSGYAGGRMDTFIMRVTDIFLSLPTFLMALAIAGMLGPSVKNMIIAMASVWWAPYARIIRGMAMQIKQQDFMLAAKAAACTHCQIIFRHILRNIASPIIVMATLEIGSIILAIASFSFIGLGAQPPTPEWGIMLSDSKEFMQTQPQLMIYPGIAILFTVMAFNLLGEGLKNAIQD; encoded by the coding sequence ATGCAGGTCAAAACTCAAGCAATAAAGAGATCGAATGCATGGTTTCGTTCATCCGATGGCATTAAAAATCGTATACTTACGCAAAAAGCAGCAGTTTTCGGTCTTTTGATAGTGGCTCTGATCATCTTCGTTGCCATAGCTGCATCCGTAATCGCGCCAAATGACCCTCTTAAGGTAAATATGTCAATGCGTTTCAAAGGTCCAAGCTCGTTATATTGGCTTGGCACCGACAATCTGGGGCGATGCATTGCATCCCGTCTGATTTGGGGCGCCCGGATGTCACTGATATACAGCCTGTGCGTGCTGGGCCTTATGATGGCAATTAGTACTCCGATAGGGCTCCTGTCCGGGTATGCAGGCGGTCGCATGGACACGTTTATTATGCGGGTTACCGACATATTTCTATCACTTCCGACTTTTCTGATGGCATTAGCCATCGCCGGTATGCTGGGACCCAGTGTGAAAAATATGATTATCGCCATGGCCAGTGTGTGGTGGGCACCTTATGCAAGAATAATACGTGGTATGGCGATGCAGATAAAGCAGCAGGATTTTATGCTTGCAGCAAAAGCAGCCGCCTGCACTCACTGTCAGATTATTTTTCGGCATATACTTCGCAATATCGCCTCCCCGATTATTGTAATGGCCACACTTGAAATCGGTTCGATTATACTGGCTATCGCATCATTTTCTTTTATCGGCCTGGGTGCACAGCCGCCTACTCCCGAGTGGGGTATTATGCTCAGCGACAGCAAAGAATTTATGCAGACACAGCCGCAGTTGATGATTTATCCGGGAATTGCAATTCTCTTTACAGTCATGGCATTTAATCTTCTGGGGGAAGGACTGAAAAATGCAATACAAGACTGA
- the nikB gene encoding nickel ABC transporter permease, with translation MLKDIGERLFTLIPVLLAVSLITFTLGSMSSGDTARTLAEKKYDRPTYEQIEEIRVEMGFDRPVLVRYLSWLKDALRGDLGFSYSNDRPVVEEIVRYFPKTLQLALLALLFLVIISFTLGILSAVFSDSWIDKVSRIYCFWSVSMPEFWLGLILLYIFGARLGLISVLGGSSMKFPIIPALTMSICSGGIYVRLIRTNMEEVLNKGYIRAARAKGVSEYKIITKHALKNATLPVINKLGIGFGSLLAGSAIIESIFSWNGLGNLALESVKLKDYPVVQGYVLFMAVLMVLINLTVDIVCGIIDPRLRYE, from the coding sequence ATGCTTAAAGACATAGGCGAACGGTTATTCACATTGATTCCGGTACTCCTAGCTGTTTCATTAATAACTTTTACCCTTGGCAGCATGTCTTCCGGCGACACGGCACGTACGCTAGCTGAAAAGAAATATGACAGGCCAACATATGAGCAGATTGAGGAAATACGAGTAGAAATGGGATTTGACAGGCCGGTGCTCGTCCGATACCTCAGCTGGCTTAAAGATGCGTTGAGGGGTGACTTGGGCTTTTCTTATTCAAATGACAGGCCGGTAGTTGAGGAAATCGTTCGATATTTTCCTAAAACATTACAGCTGGCACTTCTCGCACTATTGTTTTTAGTTATAATTTCATTTACTCTCGGGATTTTATCAGCGGTGTTTTCCGACTCGTGGATCGACAAGGTTTCCAGAATATACTGTTTTTGGAGTGTATCAATGCCCGAATTCTGGTTGGGACTCATTTTACTGTATATTTTCGGCGCTCGGCTTGGACTAATATCGGTGCTTGGTGGAAGTTCAATGAAATTTCCAATAATACCTGCTCTCACAATGTCTATATGCAGTGGGGGGATTTATGTCCGACTTATTCGTACAAATATGGAGGAAGTACTGAACAAAGGATATATCCGTGCAGCCAGAGCAAAAGGCGTTAGCGAATATAAAATTATAACAAAACATGCTCTGAAAAACGCAACGCTCCCTGTAATCAACAAGCTTGGAATCGGATTCGGCTCTTTGTTAGCCGGATCTGCCATTATTGAATCGATATTTTCATGGAACGGACTTGGAAACCTGGCACTCGAATCGGTTAAACTCAAAGACTACCCGGTAGTCCAGGGATATGTGCTGTTTATGGCTGTTTTGATGGTGCTAATTAACCTGACAGTAGATATTGTATGCGGCATCATTGATCCGCGTCTTAGATATGAATGA
- a CDS encoding class I SAM-dependent methyltransferase — MNLNTRIKNYWEGEAQGYSEAIEDELNGFERKAWADLVLEYAPSRDCLDILDIGTGPGFFPIVLTQGGHNVTGIDLTENMIEFARFNLAREGVNANLMTMDCQNLKFPDNSFDLLVCRNLTWTLDDPARAYKEWYRVLRPGGRILIFDACWYLHRFDENLKIAYEKKEKEVLMKYGHPMHQHKNQAEDDALSRKLFMSDKVRPQWDLDIMLKLGFSKVFADTSVGERVLNEEQQDRNSMHPPFLAGGEK, encoded by the coding sequence ATGAATTTAAACACCCGCATTAAAAATTATTGGGAAGGCGAGGCACAAGGTTACAGTGAAGCAATTGAAGATGAACTAAACGGTTTTGAGAGAAAAGCATGGGCTGATTTGGTACTGGAATATGCCCCTTCCAGAGATTGTCTTGATATACTGGATATTGGCACCGGACCGGGATTTTTTCCAATCGTCTTAACTCAGGGCGGGCATAATGTTACCGGTATAGACTTAACCGAAAATATGATCGAATTTGCACGTTTTAACCTTGCACGTGAAGGTGTTAATGCAAATTTGATGACTATGGATTGTCAGAATTTGAAATTCCCGGATAATAGTTTTGATCTGTTAGTTTGCCGCAATCTCACGTGGACACTTGACGACCCCGCCAGAGCATATAAAGAATGGTACCGAGTCCTGAGACCAGGTGGGAGGATTCTTATCTTCGACGCTTGCTGGTATCTGCACCGGTTTGATGAGAATCTGAAAATAGCCTATGAGAAAAAGGAAAAAGAAGTTCTCATGAAATACGGGCACCCAATGCACCAGCACAAGAATCAAGCCGAAGACGATGCACTCAGCCGGAAGCTGTTTATGAGTGACAAAGTCAGACCGCAGTGGGATTTGGATATAATGCTTAAACTCGGATTTTCAAAGGTATTTGCGGATACTTCAGTAGGTGAACGAGTACTAAATGAAGAGCAACAGGATAGAAACAGTATGCACCCTCCGTTTTTAGCAGGAGGAGAAAAATAG